A stretch of the Ochrobactrum sp. BTU1 genome encodes the following:
- a CDS encoding DUF2853 family protein, whose product MSDYLADVRRYDAGADEAAVEKIVKHLGIALRNRDSSLVSATDPEELKRVRDSWVAKKLGVADAAKAEEVVNHVAEVMKGDRNKHRVTFYYLVAKQLGKLGDL is encoded by the coding sequence ATGAGTGACTATCTCGCGGATGTCCGTCGTTATGATGCTGGCGCTGATGAAGCCGCTGTCGAGAAGATCGTAAAGCATCTCGGCATTGCGCTGCGCAATCGCGATTCCTCTCTAGTTTCAGCAACCGATCCGGAAGAACTCAAGCGCGTGCGCGATAGCTGGGTAGCGAAGAAGCTCGGTGTTGCCGACGCTGCCAAGGCTGAAGAAGTGGTCAACCATGTAGCTGAAGTGATGAAGGGCGACCGCAACAAGCACCGCGTCACCTTCTATTATCTCGTCGCAAAGCAGCTTGGTAAGCTCGGCGACCTCTGA